From Levilactobacillus zymae, a single genomic window includes:
- a CDS encoding YxeA family protein translates to MKILGKLVTTMAVLGGILIGGAVVLPSLTKNRSSEIAMAIDNVNPLVTTETVYTATSVQPVREFTGGAGEKEYEYRLVTYNAKGQARTVTFDAQWRLKRGKYLAIRTKGQNVESWQAVAREHVPSGVRQNILMA, encoded by the coding sequence ATGAAAATTTTGGGGAAGTTAGTGACGACAATGGCGGTCCTAGGCGGTATTTTGATAGGTGGTGCGGTTGTCTTACCGAGTCTGACCAAGAATCGCAGTTCCGAAATCGCCATGGCCATCGATAACGTTAACCCGTTGGTGACGACAGAGACCGTCTATACCGCAACTAGTGTTCAGCCCGTTCGGGAATTTACCGGGGGAGCGGGCGAGAAGGAATATGAATATCGGCTAGTAACGTATAACGCGAAGGGCCAAGCCCGGACCGTAACTTTCGATGCACAGTGGCGATTGAAGCGGGGGAAATACCTGGCGATTCGCACGAAGGGTCAAAACGTTGAATCCTGGCAGGCGGTGGCCCGTGAGCACGTGCCGAGTGGGGTCCGGCAGAATATTTTAATGGCGTAA
- a CDS encoding Rrf2 family transcriptional regulator, whose translation MKAKPSLEQALCIVALLGIQDRQIPLQSRLVAERLGISTSYLKKIVQKLAGARIVRTVPGRDGGIVLTKDPQHITLLDVFDAIEGRQPFIKNTGLVNKVFGLDHKAEFMRTFQLKDFRDQRPVANVLAVFNQAEERYRQQLASLTIGAVLPTDGCQALQLDWTRWLTR comes from the coding sequence GTGAAAGCTAAACCGAGTTTAGAGCAGGCTTTGTGCATCGTCGCCTTATTAGGGATTCAGGACCGTCAGATTCCATTGCAAAGCCGTTTGGTGGCTGAACGGCTAGGGATCTCAACCAGTTATCTGAAAAAGATCGTTCAAAAGCTAGCCGGTGCGCGCATCGTGCGAACCGTGCCGGGACGTGATGGGGGGATCGTGTTAACTAAGGATCCCCAGCACATTACCTTACTAGACGTGTTCGATGCCATTGAGGGGCGTCAGCCGTTTATTAAGAACACGGGATTGGTTAACAAGGTGTTTGGGCTAGACCATAAGGCTGAGTTTATGCGGACCTTTCAGCTGAAAGATTTTCGCGACCAACGCCCGGTAGCCAATGTTTTAGCGGTCTTTAACCAGGCCGAGGAACGCTACCGCCAACAGCTGGCGTCACTAACGATTGGCGCGGTCTTACCAACGGATGGATGTCAGGCTTTACAGTTGGACTGGACGCGCTGGTTGACCCGGTAA
- a CDS encoding MMPL family transporter, with the protein MNKHYIWNVLGWLVIVLLAVLTIPNMSKLVADKGQITVPSSYQSTRATNMQKQWGRSQRGTTAVVVVFNNGDSALTGHQNTAIDKTIQRIKNHEDQYQIRSITAASDSSTAASQLISKDKSTQLLQLNVHKSSSHSITTIRSEITKLAKTSGVTTYVTGADVLNQDFSDATQAGVQKTEIIAAIFIFLVLWLVFRSPITPLFSLLTVAVSVITSISVVANLVDRFNFPFSNFTEVFIVIVLFGIGTDYNILLYNEFRERLANGKDRYTATKEAIRIGGRTVLYSGLSVLIGMSVLGFANFSLYRSAVGIAVGVVVLLAVLLTLNPFFMAICGPKMFWPVKQFQGEGDSRLWHNMAKHSMIRPVITLILVGVVFVPLALTSHGTLDYDNLVEIGDNVPAKQGFKVVQQHFSKGTAEPTTIYIQSNHKLDNEKSLLLIDRLTKQLQQSDGVKTVASVTQPGGKAIKKLYVRNQMSSVTTGLVQAQKGVNKINKGLKSANNKLGKQNVSGSVSQAKQLASGAQQVSSGTKQLQSAISQVSTGVNSLNSQVSSASGGQQAAQLAQLESALPQLNAAIQQLNTQVSGSSTSASGVTGSLTTIGSQTQDIATQLRNIQGAMGNLPSVSASSVAAAFTAAGAPLSATQQQVLAGVLAKQAAAQQQLKSTLSSSLTKIGSDATAIGNADQSVASQLQTLQGSTSQLQSAVATLAQKSNVVLPGAATALQTASSQSSQLASATSQLQSAMTTINGQMPTLVSGASQVASGNQTMATKLASMSKQLATLKAGLGSATTGLSSVSSGVGSANGYLKGLQKSAAAQTFYIPTKQLHGKSFAPALKTYLSPNKKLTKLTVVLDDDPSSAAAMARLPKLEKVVTGSLKGTSLGNAKVAFGGNTSQTNDINEMASGDFTRTVIIMLAGIFIALMVVTRSLVQPIVIEGILLLAYSGALTLVHWLAKPILGTNMLTWNTPFFTFVMLISLGVDYSIFLMRKYREYLHEPGATSTKMLQAATVIGTVVISAGIILSGTFAALIPSGVMTLIQIALAVILGIVLLIILLPIVMPAVMKITYPYPYSGLARHANAETREAEKKE; encoded by the coding sequence ATGAATAAGCACTATATCTGGAACGTGCTCGGCTGGTTGGTCATTGTCTTACTAGCCGTCCTCACGATTCCCAATATGAGTAAATTAGTTGCCGACAAGGGGCAAATTACCGTCCCGAGCAGCTATCAGAGTACCCGGGCCACCAACATGCAAAAGCAGTGGGGGCGGTCTCAACGGGGGACCACGGCCGTGGTTGTGGTCTTTAACAACGGTGACTCGGCGTTAACGGGTCACCAGAACACCGCTATCGATAAAACGATTCAGCGGATTAAAAATCATGAGGATCAGTATCAAATCCGCTCAATAACGGCGGCTAGTGATAGTTCTACGGCCGCTTCGCAACTGATCTCTAAGGATAAGAGTACCCAATTGCTACAGTTGAACGTTCACAAGTCGTCGAGTCATTCTATCACGACGATTCGTTCAGAGATCACCAAGCTGGCTAAGACCAGTGGGGTGACCACCTACGTCACCGGGGCAGATGTCTTGAACCAAGACTTCTCGGATGCCACGCAGGCCGGGGTCCAGAAGACCGAAATTATTGCTGCTATTTTTATTTTCTTAGTTCTCTGGTTGGTCTTCCGGTCGCCGATCACGCCCCTGTTTTCCTTACTGACCGTAGCGGTTTCGGTGATTACGTCGATTTCCGTAGTCGCCAACCTGGTGGACCGGTTTAACTTTCCGTTCTCCAACTTCACGGAAGTTTTCATCGTCATCGTGTTGTTTGGGATTGGGACCGACTATAACATTCTGCTGTATAACGAGTTCCGTGAGCGGTTAGCCAACGGTAAGGACCGCTATACCGCGACTAAGGAGGCCATCCGAATTGGGGGCCGCACGGTGCTGTATTCCGGGTTATCGGTCTTAATCGGGATGAGTGTGTTGGGCTTTGCCAACTTCTCGCTGTACCGTTCCGCGGTCGGCATTGCCGTCGGGGTCGTGGTCTTACTAGCGGTTCTGTTAACATTAAACCCGTTTTTCATGGCAATTTGCGGGCCAAAAATGTTTTGGCCGGTTAAGCAGTTCCAGGGTGAGGGCGATAGCCGGCTCTGGCACAACATGGCTAAGCATTCGATGATTCGCCCCGTCATCACGTTGATTCTGGTCGGCGTTGTCTTTGTTCCACTGGCCCTGACCTCGCACGGGACGCTGGATTACGATAACCTGGTCGAAATTGGCGACAACGTGCCCGCCAAACAAGGATTCAAGGTCGTCCAGCAACACTTCTCCAAGGGGACGGCCGAACCGACGACGATTTATATCCAGAGTAATCATAAATTAGATAATGAAAAGTCGCTCCTTTTGATTGATCGGCTGACTAAGCAATTGCAGCAATCCGACGGGGTCAAAACCGTGGCCTCTGTCACCCAACCCGGGGGGAAAGCCATCAAGAAACTGTACGTTCGTAACCAGATGAGTTCGGTCACCACTGGTTTAGTGCAGGCCCAAAAAGGGGTCAACAAGATTAACAAGGGCCTCAAATCCGCCAACAATAAGCTGGGGAAACAAAACGTTTCCGGCTCCGTGAGTCAGGCCAAACAGCTTGCCAGTGGGGCCCAACAGGTCAGCAGTGGGACTAAGCAACTTCAATCGGCAATCTCGCAGGTCTCAACCGGGGTTAACTCGTTGAACAGCCAGGTCTCTTCGGCTTCGGGCGGACAACAAGCAGCGCAATTGGCTCAATTAGAGTCGGCGCTACCGCAGTTGAATGCCGCGATTCAACAATTGAACACCCAGGTTTCCGGGAGCTCAACTAGTGCCAGCGGCGTCACCGGTTCACTGACCACCATTGGGAGTCAGACGCAAGACATTGCGACCCAATTGCGCAACATCCAAGGCGCAATGGGCAACCTACCGTCCGTTTCGGCCTCGAGTGTCGCCGCGGCCTTTACCGCCGCCGGAGCTCCGTTGTCCGCGACGCAGCAGCAAGTCTTGGCTGGCGTCTTAGCCAAGCAGGCGGCCGCCCAACAACAACTGAAGTCGACGTTGTCCAGTTCATTGACTAAGATTGGCAGCGACGCGACGGCCATCGGTAACGCGGATCAGAGCGTTGCCAGTCAGTTACAAACGCTGCAGGGCTCGACGAGTCAACTGCAAAGCGCTGTGGCCACCTTAGCCCAGAAGTCTAACGTGGTTCTGCCGGGAGCGGCGACCGCCTTACAAACGGCTAGTTCGCAGTCTAGTCAGTTGGCTAGTGCGACGAGTCAACTGCAAAGTGCCATGACCACGATTAACGGGCAGATGCCGACGTTAGTTTCCGGGGCTAGTCAAGTGGCCAGTGGTAACCAAACCATGGCAACTAAGTTAGCGTCGATGAGTAAGCAACTGGCGACGTTGAAGGCCGGCTTAGGGTCGGCAACGACCGGTTTATCCAGTGTATCGAGTGGGGTTGGGTCGGCGAACGGCTACCTCAAGGGCTTACAAAAGTCCGCGGCGGCGCAAACCTTCTACATCCCGACCAAGCAATTACACGGCAAGTCGTTTGCCCCGGCGTTGAAGACTTACTTGTCACCGAACAAGAAGTTGACCAAGCTGACGGTGGTCTTAGACGATGATCCGAGTTCCGCGGCCGCGATGGCGCGCCTGCCTAAACTGGAAAAGGTCGTCACCGGTTCACTGAAGGGGACGAGCTTGGGGAATGCCAAGGTGGCCTTCGGGGGTAACACGTCACAGACCAACGACATCAACGAGATGGCGTCCGGGGACTTTACCCGCACGGTCATCATCATGTTAGCTGGGATCTTTATCGCTCTGATGGTGGTTACCCGTTCGCTAGTTCAACCAATCGTGATCGAAGGGATTTTGCTTCTGGCCTACTCCGGGGCCTTAACGCTAGTTCACTGGTTGGCTAAGCCAATTCTGGGAACCAACATGCTGACCTGGAACACGCCGTTCTTCACGTTTGTGATGCTGATCTCACTGGGGGTTGATTACTCGATCTTCCTGATGCGCAAGTACCGGGAGTACCTGCACGAACCGGGGGCTACGAGTACCAAGATGCTTCAGGCCGCTACGGTCATTGGGACCGTGGTCATCTCGGCCGGCATCATCTTGAGTGGGACGTTTGCCGCGTTGATTCCATCCGGCGTCATGACGCTGATTCAGATCGCGTTGGCCGTGATCTTAGGGATTGTCTTATTGATCATCCTGTTGCCAATCGTGATGCCCGCGGTCATGAAGATTACCTACCCGTACCCGTATTCCGGGCTTGCTCGGCACGCGAATGCCGAAACCCGTGAAGCGGAGAAAAAAGAGTAG
- a CDS encoding tRNA (adenine(22)-N(1))-methyltransferase TrmK: MDADHLSRRLATVAHYIPQGSRLADIGTDHAYLPVNLLKRGVIQGGVAGEVVRGPFENAQHEIQREGFSDRLTARLANGLRAIEPTDHIDTVAIAGMGGTLITNILTQDFDRLTGVNRLVLQPNVSANQIRQFLMTHGFKLVAEEILAEDGHIYEVLVADRTTEAVSYTADELRFGPFLLAAPNDAFIAKWQHEASRTREVLQQMQGAKQVPTEKVAALTAELHQIEEVLAHARA, encoded by the coding sequence ATGGATGCAGACCATTTATCACGGCGCCTAGCGACCGTGGCCCACTATATTCCCCAGGGAAGCCGGTTGGCCGACATCGGGACCGACCACGCCTACCTCCCCGTAAATCTTTTAAAACGGGGCGTGATTCAAGGCGGGGTGGCCGGCGAGGTGGTGCGCGGCCCGTTTGAAAACGCCCAACATGAGATCCAACGCGAGGGTTTTAGCGACCGGCTGACCGCCAGATTGGCCAACGGGTTACGGGCCATCGAACCGACCGACCACATCGACACCGTTGCCATTGCGGGGATGGGCGGTACGTTAATCACTAACATTTTGACCCAGGACTTTGACCGTCTCACGGGGGTTAACCGACTGGTGCTTCAGCCGAACGTGAGTGCCAATCAGATTCGGCAATTCTTGATGACCCACGGTTTTAAGTTGGTTGCCGAAGAGATCTTAGCCGAAGACGGCCATATTTACGAAGTGCTGGTCGCCGACCGGACCACGGAAGCGGTCAGTTACACGGCCGACGAGTTACGATTCGGGCCATTCCTACTGGCGGCGCCTAATGACGCCTTCATCGCTAAGTGGCAACACGAAGCGTCACGCACCCGCGAGGTCTTACAACAGATGCAGGGAGCCAAGCAGGTGCCTACGGAGAAGGTGGCGGCGTTGACCGCCGAATTACACCAAATTGAGGAGGTCTTGGCCCATGCGCGCGCGTGA
- a CDS encoding Nif3-like dinuclear metal center hexameric protein, producing MRARELVERFEQFAPKSWAEPWDVPGLQLGDLDAPVHKILVTLDVRPETVQEAIDVGADFIFAHHPAMFHPAKTLDLRVPQNQMYATILAHHITVYAAHTNLDSAPGGMNDWLAAALGLQNCEGLVPSNGQGATPAVTMGRVGELAQPTTVRAFAEHCKTVFGLTGLRLISHTPAAPVQRVAVLGGSGSEFYPAALQHHADVYVTGDVSYHPAHDMLAAGLSVIDPGHHIESICQPHLTQLFTTWAGENNWDVAIQATALNTDPFTFL from the coding sequence ATGCGCGCGCGTGAGTTAGTGGAACGCTTCGAACAGTTTGCCCCGAAGTCCTGGGCGGAACCCTGGGACGTCCCGGGCTTACAATTAGGGGACCTAGACGCCCCCGTGCATAAGATCCTGGTGACGCTAGACGTCCGGCCGGAAACGGTCCAAGAGGCCATTGACGTAGGCGCCGACTTCATTTTTGCGCACCACCCGGCGATGTTTCACCCGGCCAAGACGCTGGACTTGCGGGTACCGCAAAACCAGATGTACGCCACGATTTTAGCGCACCACATCACGGTTTATGCGGCTCACACTAACCTGGACAGCGCCCCGGGGGGGATGAACGATTGGCTGGCCGCCGCGTTGGGCCTGCAAAACTGTGAAGGCCTGGTTCCCAGCAACGGTCAGGGCGCCACGCCGGCGGTGACCATGGGCCGGGTGGGCGAGCTAGCGCAGCCTACCACGGTGCGGGCCTTTGCCGAGCACTGTAAAACGGTCTTCGGCTTGACCGGTTTGCGGCTGATCAGTCACACCCCGGCGGCTCCCGTTCAGCGGGTGGCCGTCTTAGGCGGCAGTGGCAGTGAATTTTATCCCGCAGCCTTACAACACCACGCCGACGTGTACGTGACCGGTGACGTGTCCTATCATCCGGCCCACGACATGCTGGCGGCGGGGCTGAGCGTGATCGATCCCGGCCACCACATCGAAAGTATCTGTCAGCCCCACCTGACCCAGCTCTTTACCACCTGGGCCGGCGAAAATAACTGGGACGTTGCCATTCAAGCCACGGCCCTGAACACCGACCCGTTTACTTTTCTTTAA
- the pepT gene encoding peptidase T, translating into MAKYANLIPRFLDYVKVNTRSDPHSTTIPSTPRLTEFANRLVQDLTAIGLQNVHINPQSAYVYATLPANTDKDVTKIGFISHFDTADFNSEHIQPQIVENYDGHSVIKLDAAGKYTLDPAVFPNLKNYQGDTLITTDGTTLLGADDKSGVAEIMAAAEYLLAHPEIKHGEIEIGLGPDEEIGTGADHFDVADFGADIAYTVDGGPLGQLEYETFNAADAQVEITGTNVHPAEAKGVMVNASQVAMDFHAKLPVHDRPENTAGREGFFHLYSITGDVDSAHLSYIIRDHDRQIFEDRKQLFQGVADQLNQAFGQDRVQVTIKDQYYNMREVLEKDMHVVDLAKQALEELDIQPLIFPVRGGTDGSKISFMGLPTPNLFAGGENMHGRFEYVSEQTMEKATDVLIKIVSLAEQQA; encoded by the coding sequence TTGGCAAAGTATGCAAACCTGATTCCCCGTTTCTTGGACTACGTGAAGGTCAATACCCGCTCGGATCCCCACTCGACGACGATTCCGTCGACGCCGCGCCTGACCGAATTTGCCAACCGGTTGGTGCAAGACCTGACCGCGATTGGCTTACAAAACGTGCACATCAACCCGCAATCGGCTTACGTGTACGCGACGCTGCCGGCGAACACCGACAAGGACGTGACCAAGATCGGGTTCATTTCCCACTTCGATACCGCGGACTTTAACAGTGAACACATTCAACCCCAAATCGTGGAAAACTACGATGGACATTCCGTGATCAAGCTAGACGCCGCCGGTAAGTACACGCTGGACCCGGCGGTCTTCCCGAACCTGAAGAACTACCAAGGGGACACCCTGATTACGACCGACGGCACGACTTTGTTAGGGGCCGATGACAAGTCCGGGGTCGCCGAAATTATGGCGGCCGCGGAGTATCTGTTGGCACATCCGGAAATCAAACACGGTGAGATTGAAATCGGCTTGGGTCCCGACGAAGAAATCGGGACCGGGGCGGATCATTTCGACGTGGCCGACTTTGGGGCCGATATCGCCTACACGGTCGATGGTGGTCCCCTGGGTCAATTGGAATACGAAACCTTTAATGCGGCGGACGCCCAGGTGGAAATTACCGGGACTAACGTGCACCCCGCCGAGGCCAAGGGCGTGATGGTCAACGCCTCGCAGGTTGCTATGGACTTTCACGCGAAGTTACCGGTCCATGACCGACCGGAAAATACGGCGGGGCGTGAAGGATTCTTCCACCTGTACAGCATAACCGGTGACGTGGATTCGGCGCACTTAAGCTACATCATCCGCGACCACGACCGGCAGATCTTCGAAGACCGCAAGCAACTCTTCCAGGGCGTGGCCGATCAACTAAACCAAGCCTTCGGACAGGATCGCGTTCAGGTCACCATCAAGGATCAGTACTACAATATGCGTGAGGTGCTCGAGAAGGACATGCACGTGGTGGACCTGGCCAAGCAAGCCTTAGAAGAGCTCGACATTCAGCCGTTGATCTTCCCGGTTCGGGGCGGAACCGATGGCTCAAAAATTTCCTTTATGGGTCTGCCAACGCCGAACCTGTTTGCCGGGGGCGAAAACATGCACGGTCGGTTCGAGTACGTTTCCGAACAGACTATGGAAAAGGCCACCGACGTTTTGATCAAGATCGTTTCTTTGGCGGAACAGCAGGCTTAA
- the clpB gene encoding ATP-dependent chaperone ClpB — protein MDPEKMTQALTDALGEAQRIAVTRKHQAVTVAHLFKFLVQPGELARQLFQDAGVDVIQLDAELDRELDGISQVTGSGVQYGQTFSNNLTELLQQADQLREKYHDDYLAIDTVVLAVMHLTGESLTDYLKQRGLTTSRLKQAVDQLRGGERVTSKNQEDQYKALEKYGTDLVKAMRSGKIDPIIGRDDEILAVIRILSRKTKNNPVLIGEPGVGKTAIVEGLAQRIVRGDVPDNLKDKTIFSLDMGSLIAGAKYRGEFEERLKAVLKEVTKSDGQIIMFIDEIHNIVGAGKAEGSMDAGNLLKPMLARGELHLIGATTLDEYRQYMEQDKALERRFQRVVVNEPSVEDTVTILRGIRERFEIHHGVRIHDNALVAAAKLSDRYLTDRFLPDKAIDLVDEASASIRVEMNSAPTELDQARRQMMRMQVEQTALKQETDAASQARLQELKKQLADTKEKVDRLSAQWNDEKSAIHQLGDKKTELDQAKRDLTTAESQYDLTKAAELQHGTIPRLEKELAGLEAQDQQKHWLVSESVTANEIAAVVSRMTGIPVTKLVQGEREKLLKLADRLHDRVVGQDQAVSAVADAVLRSRAGLQDPTKPLGSFLFLGPTGVGKTELAKALAANLFDSEDHMVRIDMSEYMEKESVSRLVGAAPGYVGYEEGGQLTEAVRRNPYTIVLFDEVEKAHPDVFNLLLQVLDDGRLTDSQGRTVDFKNTILIMTSNLGSDILLQGTDDQGHIKPEVQQQVARLLQTHFRPEFLNRIDDTIMFTPLTLADVQQIVVKLIGHLATRLHDQQLDLTITPAAQAWIAKAGYLPAYGARPLQRFITMHVETPLAKELIAGKIPAHSLITIDVADDHLSFTHSVQVTAKD, from the coding sequence ATGGACCCAGAAAAAATGACTCAAGCTTTGACCGACGCACTGGGCGAAGCGCAACGCATTGCCGTGACTCGCAAGCACCAGGCCGTCACGGTCGCGCACCTGTTTAAGTTTCTCGTCCAACCCGGAGAACTGGCCCGGCAATTATTTCAAGATGCGGGTGTCGACGTCATACAACTGGACGCCGAACTTGACCGGGAGTTAGACGGGATTAGTCAGGTGACCGGTAGCGGTGTTCAGTACGGTCAAACCTTCTCCAATAATTTAACCGAACTTTTACAACAAGCGGATCAGCTCCGTGAAAAGTACCATGATGACTACCTGGCCATCGACACGGTGGTCTTAGCCGTGATGCACTTGACCGGTGAAAGTCTGACCGACTACTTGAAGCAGCGGGGGTTGACCACGAGTCGCCTCAAGCAGGCCGTCGACCAACTCCGCGGGGGCGAGCGGGTGACCTCGAAGAACCAGGAAGACCAGTATAAAGCCTTAGAAAAGTACGGGACCGACCTGGTCAAGGCCATGCGTAGCGGTAAGATCGATCCGATTATCGGCCGGGACGACGAAATTTTGGCCGTGATCCGGATCTTGTCACGCAAAACCAAGAACAATCCGGTTCTGATCGGAGAACCCGGGGTCGGCAAGACCGCCATCGTGGAGGGACTAGCCCAACGGATCGTGCGCGGGGACGTGCCCGATAACCTGAAGGACAAGACCATCTTTTCCCTGGATATGGGGTCCCTGATTGCCGGGGCCAAGTACCGGGGGGAATTCGAGGAACGCTTGAAAGCCGTCTTGAAGGAAGTCACCAAGAGTGACGGGCAGATCATTATGTTTATCGACGAAATCCACAACATCGTGGGTGCCGGCAAGGCCGAGGGCAGTATGGATGCCGGTAATCTGTTGAAACCCATGCTAGCCCGTGGTGAGTTGCACCTGATTGGGGCCACGACGCTCGACGAATACCGTCAGTACATGGAACAGGACAAGGCGCTCGAGCGGCGGTTCCAACGAGTGGTGGTTAACGAACCCAGCGTGGAAGATACCGTCACCATCCTGCGGGGAATTCGCGAACGGTTCGAAATTCACCACGGGGTGCGGATCCACGATAACGCGCTGGTGGCCGCGGCCAAGCTGTCCGACCGTTACCTGACCGACCGCTTCTTGCCCGATAAGGCCATCGACCTGGTCGACGAGGCCTCGGCGTCCATCCGGGTGGAAATGAATTCGGCGCCCACGGAACTGGATCAGGCCCGGCGGCAAATGATGCGGATGCAAGTTGAACAGACCGCGTTAAAGCAGGAAACCGATGCGGCGTCGCAGGCCCGGTTGCAGGAACTGAAGAAGCAATTGGCCGATACCAAAGAAAAGGTCGACCGGTTGAGCGCGCAGTGGAACGACGAAAAGTCGGCCATTCACCAACTAGGTGACAAGAAGACCGAACTGGATCAGGCCAAGCGCGACCTGACCACCGCCGAGAGCCAATACGACCTGACCAAGGCCGCCGAGTTGCAACACGGCACGATTCCCCGTTTGGAAAAGGAACTGGCGGGCCTAGAAGCTCAGGACCAACAGAAGCACTGGCTGGTGTCCGAGTCCGTCACGGCTAACGAAATTGCGGCTGTGGTCAGTCGAATGACCGGCATTCCGGTTACCAAGCTGGTTCAGGGCGAACGAGAAAAGCTACTGAAACTCGCCGACCGCTTGCACGACCGGGTCGTGGGCCAGGATCAGGCCGTGAGTGCCGTGGCCGACGCCGTTTTACGGTCGCGCGCCGGTCTGCAAGATCCAACCAAGCCGTTGGGGTCATTTCTCTTCTTAGGGCCGACCGGGGTCGGGAAGACCGAACTAGCCAAGGCGCTAGCCGCCAACCTGTTTGACAGCGAAGACCACATGGTACGGATCGACATGAGTGAGTACATGGAAAAGGAATCCGTGTCGCGCTTGGTCGGTGCGGCCCCCGGTTACGTGGGTTACGAAGAGGGTGGTCAACTGACCGAGGCCGTCCGGCGCAATCCGTACACCATCGTGCTGTTTGACGAAGTGGAAAAGGCCCACCCCGACGTCTTCAACCTGTTACTACAGGTCTTAGACGACGGCCGGCTGACCGATAGTCAGGGGCGGACCGTGGACTTCAAGAACACGATTCTGATCATGACGTCGAACTTGGGGTCGGATATTCTCTTACAGGGGACCGACGACCAAGGCCACATTAAGCCCGAGGTCCAACAACAGGTGGCCCGACTTTTGCAGACGCACTTCCGGCCGGAATTCTTGAACCGGATCGACGACACCATCATGTTCACGCCGTTAACGCTGGCCGACGTCCAACAAATCGTGGTCAAGCTGATTGGCCACCTGGCGACTCGCTTGCACGACCAACAACTGGATCTGACGATTACGCCAGCCGCCCAAGCCTGGATTGCCAAGGCGGGTTACCTGCCGGCGTACGGGGCCCGGCCACTGCAACGCTTTATCACGATGCACGTGGAAACGCCGCTGGCTAAGGAACTGATTGCCGGGAAGATTCCCGCGCACAGTCTGATTACGATTGACGTTGCCGACGATCACCTGAGCTTTACGCATAGCGTGCAGGTGACGGCTAAAGATTAG
- a CDS encoding glycerophosphodiester phosphodiesterase family protein, with amino-acid sequence MTIKTAIFGHRGYPARFPENSLVGFSYALDHHIDGLEFDVQLTKDRVPVILHDATLERTSDGTGWLKQYTLAELRRFHLARGEAIPTLVELLELVGQRDVQLNLEFKTNQVRYPGIEKIVLETLRDFSLARPVIFSSFRLASLRACQSLAPDESYCWLADHPVVNAAAFVANQHLSGLHLRHYQHAAVTERIWTVDDPRLACELFAQPVAGIFTDDFMTMRRLRDRVLQVK; translated from the coding sequence ATGACGATAAAAACGGCGATTTTTGGTCATCGGGGGTATCCAGCCCGGTTTCCCGAAAATAGTTTGGTGGGGTTTAGCTATGCGCTAGATCACCACATTGACGGGTTGGAGTTTGACGTGCAGCTGACTAAGGATCGCGTCCCCGTGATCCTCCATGACGCAACCCTGGAGCGGACCAGCGACGGTACGGGATGGTTGAAGCAGTATACGTTAGCGGAATTACGCCGGTTTCATTTGGCGCGGGGAGAGGCCATCCCCACCCTGGTGGAGCTCTTGGAATTGGTGGGACAACGTGACGTTCAATTAAACCTGGAATTTAAGACCAACCAGGTACGGTATCCGGGAATTGAAAAGATTGTTTTAGAAACGCTACGTGACTTTTCTTTGGCGCGTCCCGTGATCTTTTCGTCGTTTCGGTTAGCTTCGTTACGGGCCTGCCAATCATTGGCCCCCGACGAATCCTATTGTTGGTTAGCCGATCATCCGGTGGTGAACGCGGCAGCTTTTGTGGCCAATCAACATCTTAGTGGGCTGCATTTAAGGCATTACCAACACGCTGCTGTGACGGAACGTATCTGGACGGTTGACGACCCCCGGCTAGCCTGTGAGTTGTTTGCTCAACCCGTGGCCGGTATCTTTACCGATGATTTTATGACGATGCGCCGGTTGCGTGACCGGGTATTACAGGTTAAATAA